One region of Manis pentadactyla isolate mManPen7 chromosome 9, mManPen7.hap1, whole genome shotgun sequence genomic DNA includes:
- the ITGA7 gene encoding integrin alpha-7 isoform X9 — MARTWGRDPWLGPGICYLLGSLLAGLLSLRAVAFNLDVMGALRKEGEPGSLFGFSVALHRQLQPRPQSWLLVGAPQALALPGQQANRTGGLFACPLSLEETDCYRMDVDRGADVQKESKENQWLGVSVRSQGPGGKIVTCAHRYEARQRVDQVLETRDVIGRCFVLSQDLAIRDELDGGDWKFCEGRPQGHEQFGFCQQGTAAAFSPDSHYILFGAPGTYNWKGLLFVTNIDSSDPDQLVYKTLDPADRLPGPAGDLALNSYLGFSIDSGKGLLRAEELSFVAGAPRANHKGAVIILRKDSANRLVPEVMLSGERLTSGFGYSLAVADFNNDGWTDLVVGAPYFFERQEELGGAVYVYMNQAGHWAGVSPVRLCGSPDSMFGISLAVLGDLNQDGFTDVAVGAPFDGDGKVFIYHGSSLGVVTRPSQVLEAEAVGLKSFGYSLSGGLDVDGNLYPDLLVGSLADMAVLFRARPVLHVSHEVFIAPKTIDLEQPTCAGGHLVCVNLRVCFSYMATPSSYSPIVALEYVLDGDTDRRLRGQVPRVTFLSRSPDDPKHQASGTMWLKHPHDRVCGDTMFQLQENIKDKLRAIVVTLSYSLQTPRLRRQASGQGLPPVAPILNAHQPSTERAEIHFLKQGCGEDKVCQSNLQLAHARFCARVGDTEFQPLPMDSDGTTALFALSGQPFVGLQLKVTNLPSDPAQPQANGDDAHEARLLVTLPAPLHYSGVRALDPAEKPLCLSNENASHVECELGNPMKRGAQVAFYLLLSTSGITIETTELEVGLLLATISEQELHPVSAQARVFIELPLSITGVAIPQQLFFSGVVRGESAMRSEWDVGSKVKYEVTVSNQGQSLNTLGSAFLNIMWPHEISNGKWLLYPMRVELEGGQGPGQKGLCSPRPNTLRLDVDSRDRRRRELQLLEPPEPHELPGWSPSWWPVSSAERKRNITLDCARGTASCVVFSCPLYSFDRAAVLHIWGRLWNSTFLEEYSAMKSLEVIVRANITVKSSIKNLLLRDASTVIPVEVYLDPAVVGTVGVPWWVILLAVLAGLLVLALLVLLLWQIGFFKREQYPEATVPQYHAVKIPREDRQQFKEEKTGTILRNNWGSPLREGPDAHPILAADGHPQLGSDEHPAPGTA, encoded by the exons GCTGCTGGTGGGTGCTCCCCAGGCCCTGGCTTTGCCTGGGCAGCAGGCGAATCGCACCGGAGGCCTCTTCGCTTGCCCCCTGAGCCTGGAAGAGACTGACTGCTACAGAATGGACGTCGACCGGGGAG CTGATGTACAGAAGGAGAGCAAGGAGAACCAGTGGTTGGGAGTCAGTGTTCGGAGCCAGGGGCCCGGGGGCAAGATTGTC ACCTGTGCACACCGATATGAGGCACGGCAGCGAGTGGACCAGGTCCTGGAGACGAGGGATGTGATTGGTCGCTGCTTTGTGCTAAGCCAAGACCTGGCCATCCGTGATGAGTTGGATGGCGGGGATTGGAAGTTCTGTGAGGGCCGCCCCCAGGGCCACGAGCAATTTGGGTTCTGCCAGCAGGGCACGGCCGCAGCCTTCTCCCCAGACAGCCACTATATCCTCTTTGGGGCCCCAGGAACCTATAACTGGAAGG GGTTGCTCTTTGTGACCAACATTGATAGCTCAGACCCTGACCAGCTGGTGTATAAAACTCTGGACCCTGCTGACCGGCTCCCAGGACCAGCCGGAGACTTGGCCCTGAATAGCTACTTAG GTTTCTCCATCGACTCGGGGAAGGGTCTGTTGCGTGCAGAGGAGCTGAGCTTCGTGGCAGGAGCCCCCCGAGCCAACCACAAGGGTGCTGTGATCATTCTTCGCAAAGACAGTGCCAATCGCCTTGTGCCTGAGGTTATGCTGTCTGGGGAGCGCCTGACCTCTGGGTTTGGCTACTCGCTGGCTGTGGCTGATTTCAACAATGATGG CTGGACAGACCTGGTAGTGGGTGCCCCCTACTTCTTCGAGCGCCAAGAAGAGCTGGGGGGTGCCGTGTATGTGTACATGAACCAGGCGGGCCACTGGGCTGGAGTATCCCCTGTCCGGCTCTGTGGCTCCCCTGACTCCATGTTCGGGATCAGCCTCGCTGTCCTAGGGGACCTCAACCAGGATGGCTTCACAG ATGTTGCTGTGGGGGCTCCCTTTGATGGGGATGGGAAGGTCTTCATCTACCATGGAAGCAGCCTGGGGGTTGTCACCAGACCTTCCCAG GTGCTGGAGGCTGAGGCTGTGGGTTTAAAGAGCTTTGGCTACTCGCTGTCAGGAGGCCTGGATGTGGATGGGAACCTTTACCCCGACCTGCTGGTGGGCTCCCTGGCTGACATGGCAGTGCTCTTCAG GGCCAGACCTGTCCTCCATGTCTCCCATGAGGTCTTCATTGCTCCCAAAACCATCGATTTAGAGCAGCCCACTTGTGCTGGTGGCCACTTGGTCTG TGTGAACCTAAGGGTCTGTTTCAGCTACATGGCCACCCCCAGCAGCTATAGCCCTATTGTGG CCCTGGAATATGTGTTAGACGGGGACACAGACCGGAGGCTCCGGGGCCAGGTCCCCCGTGTGACCTTCTTGAGCCGTAGCCCAGACGACCCCAAGCACCAGGCCTCAGGCACCATGTGGCTGAAGCACCCGCATGACCGAGTGTGTGGAGATACCATGTTCCAGCTGCAG gaaaatatcaaagacaagcTTCGGGCTATTGTGGTGACCCTGTCCTATAGTCTCCAGACCCCTCGGCTCCGGCGACAGGCTTCTGGCCAGGGGTTGCCACCAGTGGCTCCCATTCTTAATGCCCACCAGCCCAGCACTGAGCGGGCAGAG ATCCACTTCCTGAAGCAAGGCTGTGGTGAAGACAAGGTCTGCCAGAGCAATCTGCAGCTGGCCCACGCCCGCTTCTGTGCCCGGGTCGGCGACACAGAGTTCCAGCCTCTGCCCAT GGATTCAGATGGGACAACAGCTCTGTTTGCCCTGAGTGGGCAGCCATTCGTGGGCCTGCAGCTGAAGGTCACCAACCTGCCTTCagacccagcccagccccaggccaATGGAGATGATGCTCATGAAGCCCGGCTCCTGGTCACCCTTCCTGCCCCTCTGCATTACTCAGGGGTCCGGGCGCTGGACCCTGCG GAGAAGCCTCTCTGCCTGTCCAATGAGAATGCCTCCCACGTTGAGTGTGAGCTCGGGAACCCCATGAAGAGAGGTGCCCAG GTTGCTTTCTACCTCCTCCTTAGCACCTCAGGGATCACTATTGAGACCACGGAGCTGGAGGTGGGGCTGCTGCTAGCCAC GATCAGTGAGCAGGAGCTGCATCCGGTCTCTGCCCAAGCCCGCGTCTTCATCGAGCTGCCACTGTCCATCACGGG GGTGGCCATTCCCCAGCAGCTCTTCTTCTCTGGTGTCGTGCGGGGTGAGAGTGCCATGCGGTCTGAGTGGGATGTGGGCAGTAAGGTCAAGTATGAGGTCACG GTCTCCAACCAAGGCCAGTCGCTCAACACCCTGGGCTCTGCTTTCCTCAACATCATGTGGCCCCATGAGATTTCCAATGGGAAATGGCTGCTGTACCCCATGCgggtggagctggagggagggcaggggcctGGACAGAAGGGGCTCTGTTCCCCTAGGCCCAACACTCTCCGCCTG GATGTGGACAGCAGGGACAGGAGGCGGCGGGAGCTGCAGCTGCTGGAGCCGCCAGAGCCACATGAGTTACCAGGGTGGAGCCCATCTTGGTGGCCAGTGTCCTCtgctgagaggaagagaaatatcACCTTG GACTGTGCCCGTGGTACGGCCAGCTGTGTGGTGTTCAGCTGCCCTCTTTACAGCTTTGACCGTGCGGCTGTGCTGCACATCTGGGGCCGGCTATGGAACAGCACCTTCTTGGAG GAGTACTCAGCCATGAAGTCCCTGGAAGTGATTGTCCGAGCCAACATCACTGTGAAGTCTTCCATCAAAAACCTGCTGCTCAGAGATGCCTCCACAGTG ATCCCAGTGGAGGTGTACTTGGACCCTGCAGTGGTGGGGACGGTGGGAGTGCCCTGGTGGGTCATCCTCCTGGCGGTGCTGGCCGGGCTGTTGGTGCTGGCGCTGCTGGTCCTGCTCCTGTGGCAG ATTGGATTCTTCAAGCGGGAGCAGTACCCCGAGGCCACTGTGCCCCAGTACCACGCGGTGAAGATCCCTCGAGAAGATAGACAGCAGTTCAAGGAGGAGAAGACAGGCACCATCCTGCGGAACAACTGGGGCAGCCCCCTGAGGGAGGGCCCCGACGCACACCCCATCCTGGCTGCTGATGGGCACCCTCAGCTGGGCTCTGATGAGCACCCTGCACCAGGCACTGCCTAG
- the ITGA7 gene encoding integrin alpha-7 isoform X1 — MARTWGRDPWLGPGICYLLGSLLAGLLSLRAVAFNLDVMGALRKEGEPGSLFGFSVALHRQLQPRPQSWLLVGAPQALALPGQQANRTGGLFACPLSLEETDCYRMDVDRGADVQKESKENQWLGVSVRSQGPGGKIVTCAHRYEARQRVDQVLETRDVIGRCFVLSQDLAIRDELDGGDWKFCEGRPQGHEQFGFCQQGTAAAFSPDSHYILFGAPGTYNWKGTARVELCVQGPTDLAHLDDGPYEVGGEKEQDPRLIPVPANSYLGLLFVTNIDSSDPDQLVYKTLDPADRLPGPAGDLALNSYLGFSIDSGKGLLRAEELSFVAGAPRANHKGAVIILRKDSANRLVPEVMLSGERLTSGFGYSLAVADFNNDGWTDLVVGAPYFFERQEELGGAVYVYMNQAGHWAGVSPVRLCGSPDSMFGISLAVLGDLNQDGFTGVTGIRKGSGEESRGRDVAVGAPFDGDGKVFIYHGSSLGVVTRPSQVLEAEAVGLKSFGYSLSGGLDVDGNLYPDLLVGSLADMAVLFRARPVLHVSHEVFIAPKTIDLEQPTCAGGHLVCVNLRVCFSYMATPSSYSPIVALEYVLDGDTDRRLRGQVPRVTFLSRSPDDPKHQASGTMWLKHPHDRVCGDTMFQLQENIKDKLRAIVVTLSYSLQTPRLRRQASGQGLPPVAPILNAHQPSTERAEIHFLKQGCGEDKVCQSNLQLAHARFCARVGDTEFQPLPMDSDGTTALFALSGQPFVGLQLKVTNLPSDPAQPQANGDDAHEARLLVTLPAPLHYSGVRALDPAEKPLCLSNENASHVECELGNPMKRGAQVAFYLLLSTSGITIETTELEVGLLLATISEQELHPVSAQARVFIELPLSITGVAIPQQLFFSGVVRGESAMRSEWDVGSKVKYEVTVSNQGQSLNTLGSAFLNIMWPHEISNGKWLLYPMRVELEGGQGPGQKGLCSPRPNTLRLDVDSRDRRRRELQLLEPPEPHELPGWSPSWWPVSSAERKRNITLDCARGTASCVVFSCPLYSFDRAAVLHIWGRLWNSTFLEEYSAMKSLEVIVRANITVKSSIKNLLLRDASTVIPVEVYLDPAVVGTVGVPWWVILLAVLAGLLVLALLVLLLWQIGFFKREQYPEATVPQYHAVKIPREDRQQFKEEKTGTILRNNWGSPLREGPDAHPILAADGHPQLGSDEHPAPGTA, encoded by the exons GCTGCTGGTGGGTGCTCCCCAGGCCCTGGCTTTGCCTGGGCAGCAGGCGAATCGCACCGGAGGCCTCTTCGCTTGCCCCCTGAGCCTGGAAGAGACTGACTGCTACAGAATGGACGTCGACCGGGGAG CTGATGTACAGAAGGAGAGCAAGGAGAACCAGTGGTTGGGAGTCAGTGTTCGGAGCCAGGGGCCCGGGGGCAAGATTGTC ACCTGTGCACACCGATATGAGGCACGGCAGCGAGTGGACCAGGTCCTGGAGACGAGGGATGTGATTGGTCGCTGCTTTGTGCTAAGCCAAGACCTGGCCATCCGTGATGAGTTGGATGGCGGGGATTGGAAGTTCTGTGAGGGCCGCCCCCAGGGCCACGAGCAATTTGGGTTCTGCCAGCAGGGCACGGCCGCAGCCTTCTCCCCAGACAGCCACTATATCCTCTTTGGGGCCCCAGGAACCTATAACTGGAAGG GCACGGCCAGGGTGGAGCTCTGTGTGCAGGGCCCAACGGACCTGGCGCACCTGGACGATGGGCCCTACGAGGTGGGGGGTGAGAAGGAGCAGGACCCCCGCCTCATCCCAGTCCCGGCCAACAGCTACCTTG GGTTGCTCTTTGTGACCAACATTGATAGCTCAGACCCTGACCAGCTGGTGTATAAAACTCTGGACCCTGCTGACCGGCTCCCAGGACCAGCCGGAGACTTGGCCCTGAATAGCTACTTAG GTTTCTCCATCGACTCGGGGAAGGGTCTGTTGCGTGCAGAGGAGCTGAGCTTCGTGGCAGGAGCCCCCCGAGCCAACCACAAGGGTGCTGTGATCATTCTTCGCAAAGACAGTGCCAATCGCCTTGTGCCTGAGGTTATGCTGTCTGGGGAGCGCCTGACCTCTGGGTTTGGCTACTCGCTGGCTGTGGCTGATTTCAACAATGATGG CTGGACAGACCTGGTAGTGGGTGCCCCCTACTTCTTCGAGCGCCAAGAAGAGCTGGGGGGTGCCGTGTATGTGTACATGAACCAGGCGGGCCACTGGGCTGGAGTATCCCCTGTCCGGCTCTGTGGCTCCCCTGACTCCATGTTCGGGATCAGCCTCGCTGTCCTAGGGGACCTCAACCAGGATGGCTTCACAGGTGTGACTGGGATCCGGAAAGGCTCAggggaggaaagcaggggcaGAG ATGTTGCTGTGGGGGCTCCCTTTGATGGGGATGGGAAGGTCTTCATCTACCATGGAAGCAGCCTGGGGGTTGTCACCAGACCTTCCCAG GTGCTGGAGGCTGAGGCTGTGGGTTTAAAGAGCTTTGGCTACTCGCTGTCAGGAGGCCTGGATGTGGATGGGAACCTTTACCCCGACCTGCTGGTGGGCTCCCTGGCTGACATGGCAGTGCTCTTCAG GGCCAGACCTGTCCTCCATGTCTCCCATGAGGTCTTCATTGCTCCCAAAACCATCGATTTAGAGCAGCCCACTTGTGCTGGTGGCCACTTGGTCTG TGTGAACCTAAGGGTCTGTTTCAGCTACATGGCCACCCCCAGCAGCTATAGCCCTATTGTGG CCCTGGAATATGTGTTAGACGGGGACACAGACCGGAGGCTCCGGGGCCAGGTCCCCCGTGTGACCTTCTTGAGCCGTAGCCCAGACGACCCCAAGCACCAGGCCTCAGGCACCATGTGGCTGAAGCACCCGCATGACCGAGTGTGTGGAGATACCATGTTCCAGCTGCAG gaaaatatcaaagacaagcTTCGGGCTATTGTGGTGACCCTGTCCTATAGTCTCCAGACCCCTCGGCTCCGGCGACAGGCTTCTGGCCAGGGGTTGCCACCAGTGGCTCCCATTCTTAATGCCCACCAGCCCAGCACTGAGCGGGCAGAG ATCCACTTCCTGAAGCAAGGCTGTGGTGAAGACAAGGTCTGCCAGAGCAATCTGCAGCTGGCCCACGCCCGCTTCTGTGCCCGGGTCGGCGACACAGAGTTCCAGCCTCTGCCCAT GGATTCAGATGGGACAACAGCTCTGTTTGCCCTGAGTGGGCAGCCATTCGTGGGCCTGCAGCTGAAGGTCACCAACCTGCCTTCagacccagcccagccccaggccaATGGAGATGATGCTCATGAAGCCCGGCTCCTGGTCACCCTTCCTGCCCCTCTGCATTACTCAGGGGTCCGGGCGCTGGACCCTGCG GAGAAGCCTCTCTGCCTGTCCAATGAGAATGCCTCCCACGTTGAGTGTGAGCTCGGGAACCCCATGAAGAGAGGTGCCCAG GTTGCTTTCTACCTCCTCCTTAGCACCTCAGGGATCACTATTGAGACCACGGAGCTGGAGGTGGGGCTGCTGCTAGCCAC GATCAGTGAGCAGGAGCTGCATCCGGTCTCTGCCCAAGCCCGCGTCTTCATCGAGCTGCCACTGTCCATCACGGG GGTGGCCATTCCCCAGCAGCTCTTCTTCTCTGGTGTCGTGCGGGGTGAGAGTGCCATGCGGTCTGAGTGGGATGTGGGCAGTAAGGTCAAGTATGAGGTCACG GTCTCCAACCAAGGCCAGTCGCTCAACACCCTGGGCTCTGCTTTCCTCAACATCATGTGGCCCCATGAGATTTCCAATGGGAAATGGCTGCTGTACCCCATGCgggtggagctggagggagggcaggggcctGGACAGAAGGGGCTCTGTTCCCCTAGGCCCAACACTCTCCGCCTG GATGTGGACAGCAGGGACAGGAGGCGGCGGGAGCTGCAGCTGCTGGAGCCGCCAGAGCCACATGAGTTACCAGGGTGGAGCCCATCTTGGTGGCCAGTGTCCTCtgctgagaggaagagaaatatcACCTTG GACTGTGCCCGTGGTACGGCCAGCTGTGTGGTGTTCAGCTGCCCTCTTTACAGCTTTGACCGTGCGGCTGTGCTGCACATCTGGGGCCGGCTATGGAACAGCACCTTCTTGGAG GAGTACTCAGCCATGAAGTCCCTGGAAGTGATTGTCCGAGCCAACATCACTGTGAAGTCTTCCATCAAAAACCTGCTGCTCAGAGATGCCTCCACAGTG ATCCCAGTGGAGGTGTACTTGGACCCTGCAGTGGTGGGGACGGTGGGAGTGCCCTGGTGGGTCATCCTCCTGGCGGTGCTGGCCGGGCTGTTGGTGCTGGCGCTGCTGGTCCTGCTCCTGTGGCAG ATTGGATTCTTCAAGCGGGAGCAGTACCCCGAGGCCACTGTGCCCCAGTACCACGCGGTGAAGATCCCTCGAGAAGATAGACAGCAGTTCAAGGAGGAGAAGACAGGCACCATCCTGCGGAACAACTGGGGCAGCCCCCTGAGGGAGGGCCCCGACGCACACCCCATCCTGGCTGCTGATGGGCACCCTCAGCTGGGCTCTGATGAGCACCCTGCACCAGGCACTGCCTAG
- the ITGA7 gene encoding integrin alpha-7 isoform X13, whose amino-acid sequence MARTWGRDPWLGPGICYLLGSLLAGLLSLRAVAFNLDVMGALRKEGEPGSLFGFSVALHRQLQPRPQSWLLVGAPQALALPGQQANRTGGLFACPLSLEETDCYRMDVDRGADVQKESKENQWLGVSVRSQGPGGKIVTCAHRYEARQRVDQVLETRDVIGRCFVLSQDLAIRDELDGGDWKFCEGRPQGHEQFGFCQQGTAAAFSPDSHYILFGAPGTYNWKGTARVELCVQGPTDLAHLDDGPYEVGGEKEQDPRLIPVPANSYLGLLFVTNIDSSDPDQLVYKTLDPADRLPGPAGDLALNSYLGFSIDSGKGLLRAEELSFVAGAPRANHKGAVIILRKDSANRLVPEVMLSGERLTSGFGYSLAVADFNNDGWTDLVVGAPYFFERQEELGGAVYVYMNQAGHWAGVSPVRLCGSPDSMFGISLAVLGDLNQDGFTGVTGIRKGSGEESRGRDVAVGAPFDGDGKVFIYHGSSLGVVTRPSQVLEAEAVGLKSFGYSLSGGLDVDGNLYPDLLVGSLADMAVLFRARPVLHVSHEVFIAPKTIDLEQPTCAGGHLVCVNLRVCFSYMATPSSYSPIVALEYVLDGDTDRRLRGQVPRVTFLSRSPDDPKHQASGTMWLKHPHDRVCGDTMFQLQENIKDKLRAIVVTLSYSLQTPRLRRQASGQGLPPVAPILNAHQPSTERAEIHFLKQGCGEDKVCQSNLQLAHARFCARVGDTEFQPLPMDSDGTTALFALSGQPFVGLQLKVTNLPSDPAQPQANGDDAHEARLLVTLPAPLHYSGVRALDPAEKPLCLSNENASHVECELGNPMKRGAQVAFYLLLSTSGITIETTELEVGLLLATISEQELHPVSAQARVFIELPLSITGSPTKASRSTPWALLSSTSCGPMRFPMGNGCCTPCGWSWREGRGLDRRGSVPLGPTLSAWMWTAGTGGGGSCSCWSRQSHMSYQGGAHLGGQWPCLSPCRTVPVVRPAVWCSAALFTALTVRLCCTSGAGYGTAPSWR is encoded by the exons GCTGCTGGTGGGTGCTCCCCAGGCCCTGGCTTTGCCTGGGCAGCAGGCGAATCGCACCGGAGGCCTCTTCGCTTGCCCCCTGAGCCTGGAAGAGACTGACTGCTACAGAATGGACGTCGACCGGGGAG CTGATGTACAGAAGGAGAGCAAGGAGAACCAGTGGTTGGGAGTCAGTGTTCGGAGCCAGGGGCCCGGGGGCAAGATTGTC ACCTGTGCACACCGATATGAGGCACGGCAGCGAGTGGACCAGGTCCTGGAGACGAGGGATGTGATTGGTCGCTGCTTTGTGCTAAGCCAAGACCTGGCCATCCGTGATGAGTTGGATGGCGGGGATTGGAAGTTCTGTGAGGGCCGCCCCCAGGGCCACGAGCAATTTGGGTTCTGCCAGCAGGGCACGGCCGCAGCCTTCTCCCCAGACAGCCACTATATCCTCTTTGGGGCCCCAGGAACCTATAACTGGAAGG GCACGGCCAGGGTGGAGCTCTGTGTGCAGGGCCCAACGGACCTGGCGCACCTGGACGATGGGCCCTACGAGGTGGGGGGTGAGAAGGAGCAGGACCCCCGCCTCATCCCAGTCCCGGCCAACAGCTACCTTG GGTTGCTCTTTGTGACCAACATTGATAGCTCAGACCCTGACCAGCTGGTGTATAAAACTCTGGACCCTGCTGACCGGCTCCCAGGACCAGCCGGAGACTTGGCCCTGAATAGCTACTTAG GTTTCTCCATCGACTCGGGGAAGGGTCTGTTGCGTGCAGAGGAGCTGAGCTTCGTGGCAGGAGCCCCCCGAGCCAACCACAAGGGTGCTGTGATCATTCTTCGCAAAGACAGTGCCAATCGCCTTGTGCCTGAGGTTATGCTGTCTGGGGAGCGCCTGACCTCTGGGTTTGGCTACTCGCTGGCTGTGGCTGATTTCAACAATGATGG CTGGACAGACCTGGTAGTGGGTGCCCCCTACTTCTTCGAGCGCCAAGAAGAGCTGGGGGGTGCCGTGTATGTGTACATGAACCAGGCGGGCCACTGGGCTGGAGTATCCCCTGTCCGGCTCTGTGGCTCCCCTGACTCCATGTTCGGGATCAGCCTCGCTGTCCTAGGGGACCTCAACCAGGATGGCTTCACAGGTGTGACTGGGATCCGGAAAGGCTCAggggaggaaagcaggggcaGAG ATGTTGCTGTGGGGGCTCCCTTTGATGGGGATGGGAAGGTCTTCATCTACCATGGAAGCAGCCTGGGGGTTGTCACCAGACCTTCCCAG GTGCTGGAGGCTGAGGCTGTGGGTTTAAAGAGCTTTGGCTACTCGCTGTCAGGAGGCCTGGATGTGGATGGGAACCTTTACCCCGACCTGCTGGTGGGCTCCCTGGCTGACATGGCAGTGCTCTTCAG GGCCAGACCTGTCCTCCATGTCTCCCATGAGGTCTTCATTGCTCCCAAAACCATCGATTTAGAGCAGCCCACTTGTGCTGGTGGCCACTTGGTCTG TGTGAACCTAAGGGTCTGTTTCAGCTACATGGCCACCCCCAGCAGCTATAGCCCTATTGTGG CCCTGGAATATGTGTTAGACGGGGACACAGACCGGAGGCTCCGGGGCCAGGTCCCCCGTGTGACCTTCTTGAGCCGTAGCCCAGACGACCCCAAGCACCAGGCCTCAGGCACCATGTGGCTGAAGCACCCGCATGACCGAGTGTGTGGAGATACCATGTTCCAGCTGCAG gaaaatatcaaagacaagcTTCGGGCTATTGTGGTGACCCTGTCCTATAGTCTCCAGACCCCTCGGCTCCGGCGACAGGCTTCTGGCCAGGGGTTGCCACCAGTGGCTCCCATTCTTAATGCCCACCAGCCCAGCACTGAGCGGGCAGAG ATCCACTTCCTGAAGCAAGGCTGTGGTGAAGACAAGGTCTGCCAGAGCAATCTGCAGCTGGCCCACGCCCGCTTCTGTGCCCGGGTCGGCGACACAGAGTTCCAGCCTCTGCCCAT GGATTCAGATGGGACAACAGCTCTGTTTGCCCTGAGTGGGCAGCCATTCGTGGGCCTGCAGCTGAAGGTCACCAACCTGCCTTCagacccagcccagccccaggccaATGGAGATGATGCTCATGAAGCCCGGCTCCTGGTCACCCTTCCTGCCCCTCTGCATTACTCAGGGGTCCGGGCGCTGGACCCTGCG GAGAAGCCTCTCTGCCTGTCCAATGAGAATGCCTCCCACGTTGAGTGTGAGCTCGGGAACCCCATGAAGAGAGGTGCCCAG GTTGCTTTCTACCTCCTCCTTAGCACCTCAGGGATCACTATTGAGACCACGGAGCTGGAGGTGGGGCTGCTGCTAGCCAC GATCAGTGAGCAGGAGCTGCATCCGGTCTCTGCCCAAGCCCGCGTCTTCATCGAGCTGCCACTGTCCATCACGGG GTCTCCAACCAAGGCCAGTCGCTCAACACCCTGGGCTCTGCTTTCCTCAACATCATGTGGCCCCATGAGATTTCCAATGGGAAATGGCTGCTGTACCCCATGCgggtggagctggagggagggcaggggcctGGACAGAAGGGGCTCTGTTCCCCTAGGCCCAACACTCTCCGCCTG GATGTGGACAGCAGGGACAGGAGGCGGCGGGAGCTGCAGCTGCTGGAGCCGCCAGAGCCACATGAGTTACCAGGGTGGAGCCCATCTTGGTGGCCAGT GGCCTTGCCTGTCTCCGTGCAGGACTGTGCCCGTGGTACGGCCAGCTGTGTGGTGTTCAGCTGCCCTCTTTACAGCTTTGACCGTGCGGCTGTGCTGCACATCTGGGGCCGGCTATGGAACAGCACCTTCTTGGAGGTGA